In the Entelurus aequoreus isolate RoL-2023_Sb linkage group LG21, RoL_Eaeq_v1.1, whole genome shotgun sequence genome, gtctttggtatgactcggccggggtttgaactcacaacctaccgatcttggtgatttaaccaccaattccaacccttgatgctgagtgccaagcagggaagtaatgggtcccatttttatagtctttggtatgactcggccggggtttgatctcacaacctaccgatcgaaATTGTGAGTTATTGTATGAGTCACATCCCAAGTAGTGTTCAAAAGTAAACAACCCCTAAGTTGGGGTTATATAAAACCATATAAATGTCCTGATACAAGAATTGTATTGTCCTTCACAGGTTTGGTTCCAGAACAGGCGGGCTAAAGAAAAGAGGCTAAAAAAGGACGCCGGACGCCAGCGATGGGGGCAGTACTTCCGAAACATGAAGAGGTCGCGAGGAAGCTCCAAGTCGGACAAAGACAGCATCCAAGAGGAGGGCATGGACAGCGACGCCGAGGTGTCTTTCACAGGTGAATCCAATAGTTTGCCGAATTCATGTCCATTTGTCCATGCAAGAACCTAACAAGCGGCGTTTTTGTGAAAACAGACGAACCACCCATGTCCGATCTAGGCCACACCAACGGCATCTACAGCAGTAACTCTCCAGCCATGGGGGGCCGCCAAGGGGCCACCAACCACGCCTCCTTCCCCTTGGAGCACGCCGTCATGCCCTCCCAAGACCAGTTCCACGACATCCGCTCCAGCAGCCCCTACGGCCTCCCTCAGTCGCCGGGGTCCCTTCAGGCGCTGCCCCGACACCAGCCTCTCATCAACAGCTTGGTCTACCCCGATTCGGGTCTTTCCATCCTGACCCAAGGCGGCGGGGGCATCAACCCCGGCGTGAGGGTCTCCATGGGCGCCGCCAACGGCCCCAACTCGGACCTCTCCACCGGAAGCAGCGGGGGATACCCAGACTTCCCGGCAAGTCCTGCCTCCTGGTTGGACGAGGTGGACCACGGCCAGTTTTGATCCCTTGATAAGAAACAAGACTTTTATGATAAACTGTTTCCTTTTGAGTCTTCATTAAGGACTAGTCACTGATGCGGTCTTTGGATGGAGAACTTCATAAAAAGCACTAATTTCCACAAATAAACATTGCCGTTTCAAAGACAACGTGAAGACTGCTTCCTCCGATTCTCCGACCTTGTTTGTGTTGTCGTCCACAATGTGTTCAGGTGCAGAAGTCTTTCAATGTCTGGTCGTTGCCAAAtgtcaatataaaaatataaatatataaacggtTTGTCATTGTGGAGACTATTTTTATACCAGCCGCTCGCAGGACCGTGGAAAGGAGGATCCAGCTAGGGAGGACTTTGTACATTCTATGGACGTAGAAGCCAGATGGTCCACTGACATCACTCTATGCATTTGTGTGTCTTGTTCTACTCCAAACAAAAACCCCGAGGAGGTGCTTACCCCCGCGCCCCGGGACTGTGATGTATATGTttgtttatgtggaaaatatctTATTTATTCCTTCTGGTGATTGCCTGCTTATTGTTATGATAATGACTCCAAATTAATGATGCAGGACtttaataaattaatacatttgtCACCTGAACAGCTTTCTTTGGTCGGACAAGAAGAACATCCATAATGTTTACGTAGAAATGTGCAcaggattatttatttatttatttatttttcgcgCAACAATTTTGTGTGGGCCTGAAGTTACAGGATTTAATTCTGACAATTTTTTTCCATAGGTTTTCTCTGTGTCGCAAGTTAACAGTATTGACTTTTTAAACAATGTTTGGCTTTAAACTTCATAACACACAAGTACAActctttcattattattattattatgttttgttcaATTGTGTTCACTAATGGCACTCTGACACTCTAAGgcaggcaggggtccccaaaacttGTCCTCACAATTTTCCCCCTCAGTCTTCTTCTTTCTATAACCCCCTGTTTCGGTCCAGCTGCctcaaacactaaatatatccaagcATTAGATAAactcaaatacaaaaaaacaggaCACGAGAaaattatcccacacttctcttttgtaaggtaaagctgtacagcagatatgggcatatacatcaacaatatgattttcctgagcagctggacaagacaaatttcaaaagattgaactaaaattaaatttaaaaaaatatatacctacatatactgtatgtatacatatatacatacatatgacaCACGTGTTTAtgtatacatacctacatatatacagtatacacacgcacgcacgcgtatatatgtataaatacacatttacacacgtatatatacacacgcgtgtatatgtatatactgtatatgtatgtatatacagtatatatatatatatatatatatatatatatatatatatatatatatatatatacacgtataattatatatacacatacacacacacctaaatatatatacacatatatacatacatacatatatatatacatacatttatacatactatatgtatacatatatacacatacatatatacacattcagtatatacacacacacatatatatatatatatacacacacacacacacacacacacacacacacatataccggtatatatatatatatatatatatacacacacacatatacagtatatatacacacacatacagtacatacacatacatatacacacacacatatatatatatacacatatagacacgcacacacatacacatatatacatatatatacacatacacacatacagtggggcaaaaaagtatttagtcagccacccattgacaatcaatgggtggctgactaaatacttttttgccccactgtatatatatatatacacagatctatacagacacatatatatatacacatacacacacatatgtatatatatatatattgaatgacTGCAGGGGAAAAGGATGGCAGGCATGGCTGTTCCAGGTCGAGGTCGGCTGCAGAGGATTCCCTGCCCAGTCGGTATGGAGAATGCTCACAGCCTTGGGAATAACAGGGAAGGAGAGAAAGACAGCAGCTAGCAGGAtgggggaggcagcagagagagcctcttgCTGGTTATGGAGCAAGAGAGACGAGATGAGCTGAAAGCCAGGAGGAGGAGATAGGCAGTGACTTGGCCACCACTGCCGGCCCAACAGCGGTAGGGTGTTATGGTTCAGGGTCGAAACACCCAATGTCCGCTGGATACCATCTGATGATATCAAGTCCTCCTGGCCAAGGCTCCATTCACCTAAGGTGAATGAAGAGGAAAGCATCTCCGGATGtaatataatcatatatatatatatatatacatacacacagacacacatacagtatatatatatactgtacatatacacagacacacatatatatatatatatatatatatatacatatacacacacacacacgtataattatatatacacatacacacacacacacctaaatatatatacacatatatacatacatagatacatacatacatatatatacatacatttatacatactatatgtatacatatatacacatacatatatacatatatacacatacagtatatgcacacacacacatatatatatacacacacacatatatacatacacacacatacatacacacacacacacatatatatatatatatatatatatatatatatatatatatatatatatatataaatatatatatatatacgcatatagacacgcacatacacatatacacacacacatatatatatatacacacacacatatatatatatatatatatatatatatatatatatatatatatatatatatatatatatatacacatatagacacgcacatacatacacatatacacatacacacatatatacacatacacatattcatatatatatatatatatatatatatatatatatatatatatatatatatatatatatatatatatatatatatatatatatatatatatatatatatatatatatatatatatatatatatatatgtatatatatatatatatatccagacacatatatatatatacatgtatacacatacacctacactaccgttcaaaagtttggggtcacattgaaatgtccttatttttgaaggaaaagcactgtacttttcaatgaagataactttaaactagtcttaactttaaagaaatacactccatacattgctaatgtggtaaataactattccagctgcaaatgtctggtttttggtgcaatatttacataggtgtatagaggcccatttccagcaactatcactccagtgttctaatggtacaatgtgtttgctcattggctcagaaggctaattgatgattagaaaacccttgtgcaatcatgttcacacatctgaaaacagtttggctcgttacagaagctacaaaactgaccttcctttgagcagattgagtttctggagcatcacatttgtggggtcaattaaacgctcaaaatggccagaaaaagagaactttcatctgaaactcgacagtctattcttgttcttagaaatgaaggctattccacaaaattgtttgggtgaccccaaacttttgaacggtggtgtatacatacacatatatatacacatatacgtatatatacacatatatacatatatagtcacacgtacgtatacatacatacacacacatgtatatgtaattTACAAAACTGGAACACTACtcacagaatgccattgtaaggtaataatactaacatagacactcgtaaaagtgttagcatattaccTAATGCTAATGGCACTACCATCATTGCATTATGACactacatacaaatatgcatgaatacATACCTACAAACGTCAcatatgggacggtttagtaaagtaagaattgttttatattgtaaaactcacaaactttgcttggagtgataattgAAGAGCCCAGACGAGTAGAAACGTGAGGGACAATTAGAAGACTGAACAGCACTTCtaatccggttcaaagctttaaacttcAGGAAACACttgtgagcgaactcgtccaaacgaTGGCGCCCtagcacaaacaatgacacaccaTTTAAGtctctttgcatgtgtttaatgaaaactatttgcttcaccgccatcagcgaagaaaaatccatacatcagccgcaccgttttataaaccgcagggttcaaagcataggggactaaaataaatacaatgtcaGACATTTTCATGAAAATTGTCCCACATCCCAATTTAGCAAGTAttcagactagagatgtccgatcatggcttttttgccaatatccgatattccgatattgtccaactcttaattatcgattccgatatcaaccgataccgatatatacagtcgtggaattaacacattttgatgcctaattgtgttgtgatgctcACTGgaggcattaaacaatgtaacaaggttttccaaaataaatcaactcaagttatggaaaaaaatgccaacatggcactgccatatttattattgaagtcacaaagtacattattttttttaacatgcctcaaaacagcagcttgtaatttgggacatgctctccctgagagagcatgaggaggttgaggtgggtgggggtagtggggggtgtatattgtagcatcccggaagagttagtgctgcaaggggttctgggtatttgttctgttgtgtttatgttgtgttacggtgcggatgttctcccgaaatgtgtttgtcattcttgtttggtgtgggttcacagtgtggcgcatatttgtaacag is a window encoding:
- the lhx3 gene encoding LIM/homeobox protein Lhx3, with translation MLLEHPSSSCQNANFSRYSAGQEIPVCAGCNQHIVDRFILKVLERHWHSKCLKCTDCQTQLADKCFSRGDSVYCKEDFFKRFGTKCAACQQGIPPTQVVRRAQDFVYHLHCFACIVCKRQLATGDEYYLMEDSRLVCKADYETAKQREADSTAKRPRTTITAKQLETLKNAYNNSPKPARHVREQLSSETGLDMRVVQVWFQNRRAKEKRLKKDAGRQRWGQYFRNMKRSRGSSKSDKDSIQEEGMDSDAEVSFTDEPPMSDLGHTNGIYSSNSPAMGGRQGATNHASFPLEHAVMPSQDQFHDIRSSSPYGLPQSPGSLQALPRHQPLINSLVYPDSGLSILTQGGGGINPGVRVSMGAANGPNSDLSTGSSGGYPDFPASPASWLDEVDHGQF